A single window of Sphingobium sp. SCG-1 DNA harbors:
- a CDS encoding argininosuccinate synthase, protein MSDQINRVVLAFSGGLDTSVILKWLQQTYNCEVVTFTADLGQGEELEPARKKAEMMGVKPEHIFIDDLREEFVKDYVFPMMRANALYEGLYLLGTSIARPLIAKRQIEIAKMVGADAVSHGATGKGNDQVRFELGYYALQPDIKVIAPWREWDLTSRTRLIAFAEEHQIPIAKDKRGESPFSTDANMLHTSSEGKVLEDPWEEVPDYVFSRTVHPEDAPDQAETITIDFERGDGVAINGEGMSPATLLETLNEYGRKHGIGRLDLVENRFVGMKSRGMYETPGGTIYHLAHRGIEQLTLDRGAAHLKDELAPRYAELLYNGFWFSPEREMLQAAIDHSQEKVTGTVRLKLYKGGVYVTGRKSPFSLYSEKVVTFEDDAGAYDQRDAAGFIKLNALRLRLLGRRDL, encoded by the coding sequence ATGTCCGATCAGATCAACCGCGTCGTCCTTGCCTTTTCCGGGGGCCTCGACACCAGCGTCATTCTGAAGTGGCTGCAGCAGACCTATAATTGCGAAGTCGTCACCTTCACGGCGGATCTGGGTCAGGGCGAAGAGCTGGAACCCGCGCGCAAGAAGGCGGAGATGATGGGCGTGAAGCCTGAGCATATCTTCATCGACGACCTGCGCGAGGAGTTCGTCAAGGATTACGTCTTCCCGATGATGCGCGCCAATGCGCTGTACGAGGGGCTATATCTGCTCGGCACGTCGATCGCGCGGCCTTTAATCGCCAAGCGGCAGATCGAAATCGCGAAAATGGTCGGCGCAGATGCGGTCAGCCATGGGGCGACCGGCAAGGGCAATGACCAGGTTCGTTTCGAGCTTGGCTATTATGCGCTTCAGCCCGACATCAAGGTCATTGCGCCGTGGCGCGAGTGGGATCTGACCAGCCGCACGCGCCTGATCGCTTTCGCCGAAGAGCATCAGATTCCGATCGCCAAGGACAAGCGCGGCGAAAGCCCGTTCTCGACCGATGCGAACATGCTGCACACGTCGTCCGAAGGCAAAGTGCTGGAAGACCCGTGGGAGGAAGTGCCCGACTACGTCTTTTCGCGCACCGTTCACCCGGAGGATGCGCCCGATCAGGCCGAGACCATCACCATCGATTTCGAACGCGGCGATGGCGTGGCGATCAATGGCGAAGGCATGTCGCCCGCGACCTTGCTGGAAACCCTCAATGAATATGGCCGCAAGCATGGCATCGGCCGCCTCGATCTGGTCGAGAACCGCTTCGTCGGCATGAAGTCGCGCGGCATGTATGAGACGCCGGGCGGCACCATCTATCATCTTGCCCATCGCGGGATCGAGCAACTGACGCTGGATCGCGGCGCAGCGCATCTGAAGGACGAACTTGCGCCCCGCTATGCCGAATTGCTCTACAACGGCTTCTGGTTCTCGCCCGAGCGCGAGATGTTGCAGGCGGCGATCGACCATAGTCAGGAAAAGGTGACGGGCACTGTACGCCTGAAACTTTACAAGGGGGGCGTGTATGTCACTGGCCGCAAGTCGCCGTTCAGCCTCTATAGCGAGAAGGTCGTGACGTTCGAGGATGACGCGGGCGCTTACGATCAGCGGGACGCAGCAGGCTTCATCAAGCTCAATGCGCTGCGGCTTCGATTGCTCGGCCGCCGCGACCTCTAA
- a CDS encoding TMEM165/GDT1 family protein, whose product MDAFLASTAVVALAEVGDKTQLLAILLATRFRKPVPIIGGILAATLVNHFLAAWVGHSIAGLLDGPVFRYAVAAGFIAMGLWTLIPDKIDDDLKTPSHSGVFVTTLVSFFILEMGDKTQVATIALGAQFGTSFAELLAVTAGTTLGMMIANVPAVYLGEALIKRVPLAAVRAVAAALFLGLGLWLLASLRGWL is encoded by the coding sequence ATGGACGCATTCCTAGCCTCGACTGCTGTCGTCGCGCTCGCCGAAGTCGGCGACAAGACGCAGTTGCTCGCGATCCTGCTTGCCACCCGGTTCCGTAAACCCGTGCCGATCATCGGCGGCATATTGGCCGCGACGTTGGTCAATCACTTTCTTGCGGCGTGGGTCGGCCACAGTATTGCCGGGCTGCTGGATGGTCCGGTGTTCCGATATGCCGTCGCAGCCGGGTTTATCGCCATGGGGCTGTGGACGCTCATTCCCGACAAGATCGACGATGATTTGAAGACGCCCAGCCATTCGGGGGTTTTCGTCACGACGCTGGTGTCCTTCTTCATTCTGGAGATGGGCGACAAGACGCAGGTCGCAACCATTGCGCTTGGCGCGCAATTCGGCACCAGCTTTGCGGAGTTGCTGGCCGTAACGGCAGGCACCACGCTGGGCATGATGATCGCCAATGTGCCCGCCGTGTATCTGGGCGAGGCGTTGATAAAGCGCGTTCCGTTGGCGGCGGTGCGCGCCGTCGCAGCTGCGCTGTTCCTGGGGTTGGGCCTGTGGCTGCTCGCTTCGTTACGCGGATGGCTATGA
- a CDS encoding cyclic nucleotide-binding domain-containing protein, with protein sequence MRIAIVGSGPAGLSAAARAAGLGLSHVLLEKTDHLSDTIYKYQKGKHVMATPSQLVLRSDFDFDAGKREKILGTWNDQAAGQGINVAYKSEVKAIEGTGDPIPGSVQKIVVRARDGSSETREKQRHAPPYKITLTNGEEYIADAVIMAIGTQGNPNLMRCPGGDLPHVQYQLDDPAEYNDEHIFVIGGGDAGIENALGLAADEAQGNIVSLINRGAEFSTAKGANVQALMAAGAAGRVSILTESTTSKVEQGFITVDTRDGEVRLPCDRIIARMGSAPPRSFVEECGIEFTSNDRLAFPKLSPVFETTAPGIFVIGALAGYPLIKHCMNQGHDVVEFINGNTTLKPADEPILAAKFKDLPGKKSVDEWLEFLRTNVSILEGLSPLQMREFMLDSEVRAYGKNQVIFEKNDPGSSLFAVADGQALVEVRAESPAITVPIEKGSIFGEVGLISGRRRGATVRAGEKSIMVEVSRTAALKLMSSVPAAKRAVTRISTERQLLQMFGAGLTPADLTEVLDTAEIMTVKAGEFIIREGEQGDDIFVIRVGSMIVEKIVGGKPVFLSYLPAGSYVGEMALIGGGPRTASVKATVKSEVIRLKGEAFRALMEAKPALLERARRDMAARQDINAFVESRKDSFSTVVDMYSQTAKFLVDNGIGEATDVLLIDEHLCVGCDNCEKACADSHEGLSRLDREAGKTYAHLHVPTSCRHCEHPHCMADCPPNAIHRGPDGEVFIDDTCIGCGNCQRNCPYGVIRMDSVPPKKPGLLSWMLFGAGPGPGEPSKKWRYKNAEPGVEKPKKAIKCDMCSGIDGGPACVRACPTGAAIRVSPEDFLSVARLERITGDSR encoded by the coding sequence GTGCGCATCGCTATTGTGGGATCGGGGCCGGCCGGGCTGAGCGCCGCCGCGCGTGCCGCAGGTCTGGGTCTTTCGCACGTCCTCCTCGAAAAGACCGACCACCTTTCCGATACGATCTACAAGTATCAGAAGGGCAAGCACGTCATGGCGACGCCGAGCCAGCTCGTCCTGCGATCCGACTTCGATTTCGACGCGGGCAAGCGTGAGAAGATCCTGGGCACCTGGAACGATCAGGCGGCGGGGCAGGGCATCAACGTCGCTTACAAAAGTGAAGTGAAAGCCATCGAAGGCACTGGCGATCCGATCCCGGGTAGCGTGCAGAAGATCGTCGTCCGCGCCCGCGACGGCAGCAGCGAAACGCGCGAGAAACAGCGCCACGCGCCCCCTTACAAGATCACGCTGACCAACGGCGAAGAGTATATCGCCGACGCCGTCATCATGGCGATCGGGACGCAGGGCAATCCGAACCTGATGCGCTGTCCGGGCGGCGACTTGCCCCATGTCCAGTATCAACTTGATGATCCGGCCGAATATAATGACGAGCATATCTTCGTCATCGGCGGCGGCGATGCGGGCATCGAAAACGCGCTTGGTCTGGCAGCGGACGAGGCGCAGGGCAACATCGTCAGTCTGATCAACCGTGGCGCGGAATTTTCGACTGCCAAGGGCGCGAATGTACAGGCCCTGATGGCGGCGGGCGCTGCCGGGCGTGTCAGCATCCTGACCGAGAGCACCACGTCGAAAGTCGAGCAGGGCTTCATCACCGTCGATACGCGCGATGGCGAAGTGCGCCTGCCGTGCGATCGGATCATCGCGCGGATGGGTTCCGCGCCGCCGCGCAGCTTCGTTGAGGAATGCGGGATTGAGTTCACGAGCAACGACCGGCTGGCCTTCCCCAAATTGTCGCCTGTGTTCGAGACGACCGCGCCTGGCATTTTCGTGATCGGCGCGCTCGCCGGTTATCCGTTGATCAAGCATTGCATGAATCAGGGCCACGACGTTGTTGAGTTCATCAACGGCAACACGACGCTGAAACCCGCAGACGAACCGATCCTTGCCGCCAAGTTCAAGGATTTACCGGGCAAGAAGAGCGTGGACGAATGGCTGGAGTTCCTGCGCACCAACGTCTCGATCCTCGAAGGCCTGTCGCCGCTCCAGATGCGCGAGTTCATGCTCGACAGCGAAGTGCGCGCCTATGGCAAGAACCAGGTCATCTTTGAAAAGAACGATCCGGGGTCTTCGCTGTTCGCGGTCGCCGATGGGCAGGCGCTGGTGGAAGTGCGGGCGGAAAGCCCCGCCATCACCGTGCCAATCGAAAAAGGCTCGATCTTCGGCGAAGTTGGCTTGATCTCCGGGCGGCGGCGCGGGGCTACGGTGCGCGCGGGCGAAAAGTCGATCATGGTGGAAGTGTCGCGCACGGCGGCGCTGAAACTCATGTCCTCCGTTCCCGCCGCCAAGCGCGCGGTAACACGCATCTCGACCGAGCGGCAATTGCTCCAGATGTTCGGCGCGGGCCTGACCCCTGCCGACCTTACCGAGGTGCTCGACACCGCCGAGATCATGACGGTGAAGGCGGGCGAGTTCATCATCCGTGAGGGTGAGCAGGGCGACGACATCTTCGTCATCCGCGTCGGATCGATGATCGTCGAGAAGATCGTCGGTGGAAAGCCCGTGTTCCTCTCCTATCTTCCCGCAGGCAGCTACGTCGGCGAAATGGCGCTGATCGGCGGCGGACCTCGCACCGCCAGCGTCAAGGCGACGGTGAAGTCCGAAGTCATCAGGCTGAAGGGCGAGGCGTTCCGCGCGCTGATGGAAGCCAAGCCCGCACTGCTGGAACGCGCCCGGCGCGACATGGCCGCGCGGCAGGACATCAACGCCTTCGTCGAGAGCCGCAAGGACAGCTTTTCGACCGTGGTCGATATGTATTCGCAGACGGCCAAATTCCTGGTCGACAATGGCATCGGCGAAGCGACTGACGTGCTGTTGATCGACGAGCATCTGTGCGTCGGCTGCGACAATTGCGAGAAGGCGTGCGCGGACAGCCATGAGGGGCTGTCACGGCTCGATCGCGAAGCAGGCAAGACCTACGCGCATCTGCATGTGCCGACGAGCTGCCGCCATTGCGAGCATCCGCACTGTATGGCCGACTGCCCACCCAACGCCATTCATCGCGGCCCCGACGGCGAAGTGTTCATCGACGACACCTGCATCGGCTGTGGCAACTGCCAGCGCAACTGCCCCTATGGCGTAATCCGCATGGACAGCGTGCCGCCCAAGAAGCCGGGCCTCCTAAGCTGGATGCTGTTCGGCGCAGGGCCGGGGCCGGGCGAGCCATCGAAGAAGTGGCGCTACAAAAATGCCGAACCGGGCGTCGAGAAGCCGAAGAAAGCGATCAAGTGCGACATGTGTTCGGGGATCGACGGTGGCCCTGCCTGCGTGCGCGCTTGCCCGACTGGCGCCGCGATCCGCGTATCGCCCGAAGACTTCTTGAGCGTCGCACGGCTGGAACGGATCACGGGGGATAGCCGCTGA
- a CDS encoding tetratricopeptide repeat protein — MTEVAKAPGGAGSRTGRMLLIGAGVIALVSVAYGVTRESHDPSATPTAAASEPQTAAPADPAAIIQDLQNRVGANPKDAEGWQMLGWAYFEANRYADSARAYKRATALVPGNATFWSSLGEALVMGSATDPMPAEAAAAFDKAISLDAKEPRARYFLAVAKDLKGDHKGAIADWVALLKETPSGAPWEADLRRTIEQVGRIHKVDVTQQLASIKPSAPHSEIPSVATAAIPGPTRDQMQAASALPKGQQDQMIDGMVASLDGKLKANPTNVDGWIMLMRSRMTLGQTAQATQAAKNAITANPAQASRIKDEAKLLSVPGV, encoded by the coding sequence ATGACGGAAGTTGCAAAGGCGCCCGGCGGCGCGGGAAGTCGCACGGGACGGATGCTGCTGATCGGAGCCGGCGTGATCGCGCTGGTGTCCGTCGCCTATGGCGTAACCCGCGAATCGCACGACCCTTCCGCTACGCCCACAGCAGCGGCTTCCGAACCGCAGACCGCTGCTCCGGCCGATCCAGCCGCCATTATTCAGGACTTACAGAACCGCGTCGGCGCGAATCCGAAGGACGCCGAAGGGTGGCAGATGCTCGGCTGGGCCTATTTTGAAGCGAACCGTTATGCCGATTCGGCACGCGCCTACAAACGCGCGACGGCGCTGGTGCCGGGCAATGCGACATTCTGGTCGTCTTTGGGCGAGGCGCTGGTGATGGGCAGCGCCACCGATCCGATGCCTGCCGAGGCGGCGGCGGCGTTCGACAAGGCGATATCGCTGGATGCGAAGGAACCGCGCGCACGCTATTTCCTAGCCGTCGCCAAGGATCTGAAGGGCGACCACAAGGGCGCGATCGCCGACTGGGTCGCGCTGTTGAAGGAGACGCCGAGCGGCGCACCTTGGGAAGCGGACCTGCGCCGTACCATCGAGCAGGTCGGCCGCATCCACAAAGTCGATGTTACCCAACAACTCGCCAGCATCAAGCCGAGCGCGCCGCATTCTGAAATTCCCTCGGTCGCGACGGCGGCGATTCCTGGCCCGACGCGCGATCAAATGCAGGCCGCCTCTGCACTACCCAAAGGTCAGCAGGATCAGATGATCGACGGCATGGTCGCCAGCTTAGACGGCAAGCTCAAGGCCAATCCTACAAATGTCGATGGCTGGATCATGCTGATGCGCAGCCGCATGACGCTGGGTCAGACGGCGCAAGCGACGCAGGCGGCGAAGAACGCGATCACCGCCAATCCCGCGCAGGCCAGCCGGATCAAGGATGAGGCGAAGCTGCTGTCCGTCCCCGGCGTCTGA
- a CDS encoding CHAP domain-containing protein, with amino-acid sequence MQGLFRAAFALIVALGLVTANAPAMAGTLQCAPYARQISGIQLFGRAADWWNQASGHYDRGHEPRVGAVLAFASSRSMPAGHVAMVSRVVSDREVRLTHANWSYRGGIEHDVRAVDVSPNNDWSDVKVWYAPIGDLGQRSNAARGFIYASAPAPEQKPVQIAMAQVPATFR; translated from the coding sequence ATGCAAGGTTTGTTTCGCGCGGCTTTCGCGCTGATTGTCGCACTCGGCCTGGTTACGGCGAACGCTCCGGCCATGGCAGGCACGCTCCAGTGCGCACCCTATGCGCGTCAGATTTCGGGAATTCAGCTTTTCGGCCGCGCTGCCGATTGGTGGAACCAGGCCAGCGGCCATTATGATCGCGGGCATGAGCCACGGGTCGGCGCAGTCCTCGCCTTTGCCTCCAGCCGTTCGATGCCCGCCGGTCATGTCGCCATGGTCAGTCGGGTCGTTTCGGATCGCGAAGTGCGGCTTACCCACGCCAACTGGTCCTATCGCGGCGGTATCGAGCATGATGTTCGCGCCGTGGACGTGTCCCCCAATAACGACTGGAGCGACGTCAAGGTCTGGTATGCACCCATCGGCGATCTGGGCCAGCGTTCCAATGCAGCGCGCGGGTTCATCTACGCCTCCGCGCCGGCACCCGAGCAAAAGCCGGTGCAGATTGCCATGGCGCAGGTTCCCGCCACCTTCCGCTGA
- a CDS encoding 2-oxoadipate dioxygenase/decarboxylase family protein, which translates to MTISPEKLHALVAAVLKDDAAPAISDLALPGGVPDSGPKTVSRAEFAVAMNVALHWGLLARVPTAAAYAADCRAAGRKIILDHGALRTVILPGHAPTGAVPAGADAFARILEPLGYVRADIYPLDRLRMTGYAWCHSAFPDSIAQFFISELHVDRFGPDFAAAAKRIFGTTREPLTADALAVLDEFAERGEVALNRAAAALPAIVGAFDRHHDVPSLSDYETLKAASAEAAWIATEGNAFNHGTDRVSDVEAVADAQRAAGRAMKDRIEVSGSGRVRQTAYRADWVERSFVGEDGAAVTLSVPGSFYEFIDREVDPSNGLIDLKFDSGNAQGIFKMTASLDA; encoded by the coding sequence ATGACGATCTCGCCTGAAAAATTACATGCTCTTGTCGCCGCGGTTTTGAAGGACGATGCCGCGCCCGCGATCTCCGATCTGGCATTGCCGGGGGGCGTGCCCGACAGCGGTCCAAAGACAGTCAGCCGCGCCGAGTTCGCCGTGGCGATGAACGTGGCGCTGCATTGGGGATTACTGGCGCGCGTGCCGACGGCAGCGGCCTATGCAGCGGATTGCCGGGCGGCGGGGCGGAAGATCATACTCGATCATGGTGCGCTGCGCACGGTCATATTGCCCGGCCATGCGCCCACTGGCGCCGTTCCCGCCGGGGCGGATGCCTTCGCCCGCATTCTCGAACCGCTGGGCTATGTACGCGCGGACATCTATCCGCTCGATAGGCTGCGGATGACCGGATATGCCTGGTGCCATAGCGCGTTTCCGGACAGCATCGCGCAATTCTTCATCAGCGAACTGCATGTGGATCGGTTCGGCCCCGACTTCGCGGCGGCGGCCAAACGGATTTTCGGCACGACGCGGGAACCGCTTACCGCCGACGCGCTGGCGGTGCTCGATGAGTTTGCGGAGCGGGGCGAGGTTGCGCTAAATCGGGCCGCCGCGGCCTTGCCCGCCATCGTCGGTGCTTTCGACCGGCATCACGACGTGCCGAGCCTGTCCGACTATGAAACGCTGAAAGCCGCCAGCGCCGAAGCCGCCTGGATCGCGACCGAGGGTAATGCCTTCAACCATGGCACCGACCGGGTGAGCGATGTCGAGGCAGTGGCCGACGCACAGCGTGCCGCTGGCCGCGCCATGAAGGACCGCATCGAAGTATCGGGCAGCGGACGCGTGCGCCAGACGGCGTATCGCGCCGACTGGGTGGAGCGTTCCTTCGTCGGAGAAGACGGCGCTGCTGTGACGCTCTCCGTGCCAGGCTCCTTCTACGAATTTATTGATCGTGAAGTTGACCCATCAAATGGTCTTATCGATCTCAAATTTGACAGTGGCAACGCGCAGGGCATCTTCAAGATGACCGCGTCGCTGGACGCCTGA
- a CDS encoding CHAP domain-containing protein, translated as MPLRAADILQCVPYSRVVSGVTLYGDAWTWWAQAAGHYDRGHVPRKGAVLAFQPYGPMQLGHVAVVSAVLSDREVLIRHANWSTPGAIEEDVRAIDVSEEGDWSAVRVWHTPTGQMGARINPTYGFIYSEKARLNPFRGMSGVRLAKAMPLPDDAEDLPLRKAGPRLAYADVSRIGDERTLSDIIRDVKRAARLK; from the coding sequence ATGCCGCTGCGCGCCGCCGACATTCTGCAATGCGTGCCCTATTCGCGTGTGGTTTCGGGCGTGACGCTGTATGGTGACGCGTGGACATGGTGGGCGCAGGCGGCCGGACATTATGATCGCGGGCATGTTCCTCGTAAGGGCGCGGTGCTGGCGTTCCAGCCTTATGGACCCATGCAGCTTGGCCATGTCGCGGTGGTGAGCGCGGTGCTGTCGGATCGCGAAGTGCTGATCCGGCATGCGAACTGGTCGACGCCGGGCGCTATCGAAGAAGACGTCCGCGCCATCGACGTGTCGGAAGAAGGCGACTGGAGCGCGGTGCGCGTTTGGCATACGCCCACCGGCCAGATGGGCGCGCGTATCAACCCGACTTACGGCTTTATCTATAGCGAGAAAGCGCGCCTCAATCCGTTCAGGGGTATGAGCGGCGTACGCCTAGCCAAGGCCATGCCGCTCCCGGATGATGCGGAGGACTTGCCGCTCCGCAAGGCCGGACCCCGCCTGGCCTATGCGGATGTAAGCCGGATCGGAGACGAGCGCACCTTGAGCGACATCATCCGCGACGTGAAACGGGCCGCGCGGCTGAAATAG
- a CDS encoding Fur family transcriptional regulator translates to MAQHHHHHEPTGTSLAGAAQATLERNGEQWTPMRAAIFEALAGEEKPASAYDIADHVSKARGKRVAPNSVYRILDLFVSSNLAMRVESANAYIANAHPGCLHDCIFLVCRTCGEATHVDDDALTGNVRKRAANEGFTAERPIIEVLGTCAKCAA, encoded by the coding sequence ATGGCGCAGCATCATCACCATCACGAACCGACGGGCACTTCGCTGGCCGGTGCCGCGCAAGCGACGCTGGAGCGTAATGGCGAGCAATGGACGCCGATGCGCGCGGCTATATTCGAAGCGCTGGCGGGCGAAGAGAAGCCGGCGTCCGCCTATGACATTGCCGACCATGTTTCCAAGGCGCGGGGCAAACGCGTGGCGCCCAACAGCGTCTATCGTATCCTCGACCTGTTCGTGTCCTCCAACCTCGCCATGCGGGTGGAAAGCGCGAATGCCTATATCGCCAACGCCCATCCCGGCTGCCTTCACGACTGCATCTTTCTCGTGTGCCGGACATGCGGAGAGGCAACTCATGTGGACGACGATGCGTTGACCGGAAATGTCCGCAAGCGCGCCGCCAACGAGGGCTTCACTGCCGAGCGGCCCATTATCGAAGTGCTGGGCACTTGCGCCAAATGCGCGGCCTGA
- a CDS encoding DUF3297 family protein, with product MTDTPPDRLSTNPRSPHFDMDVLQRGIGIRFKDRIRNDVEEYSISEGWIRVAAGKTKDRHGQPLTIKLSGEVEAWYENPPAQEASE from the coding sequence ATAACCGACACGCCGCCCGACCGCCTGTCGACCAACCCGCGCAGCCCCCACTTCGACATGGACGTGCTTCAGCGCGGCATCGGTATCCGGTTCAAGGATCGCATCCGCAATGACGTGGAAGAATATAGCATTTCCGAAGGCTGGATTCGCGTAGCGGCGGGCAAGACCAAGGACCGCCACGGACAACCGCTGACCATCAAACTGTCTGGCGAAGTAGAAGCCTGGTACGAAAATCCGCCTGCGCAAGAGGCTTCGGAATAG
- the dxs gene encoding 1-deoxy-D-xylulose-5-phosphate synthase, which produces MSERPLTPLLDKVNLPADLRRLDPTELPQLADELRQEVIAAVGVTGGHLGSGLGVVELTTAIHYVFDTPTDKLVWDVGHQCYPHKVLTGRRDRIRTLRAGGGLSGFTKRSESEYDPFGAAHSSTSISAALGFAIAAKLKNQPGKGIAVIGDGAMSAGMAYEAMNNAREAGNRLVVILNDNDMSIAPPVGGLSAYLARIVSSREFLSVRDVLKRLARKLPRPLHKAARKTDEFARGMAMGGTLFEELGFYYVGPVDGHNLDQLIPVLENVRDAEEGPILVHVVTKKGKGYAPAEAASDKYHGVQKFDVVTGAQAKAPPGPPSYTSVFAKALIAEGLNDDRICAITAAMPAGTGLDKFQEAFPSRTFDVGIAEQHAVTFAAGLAAQGMRPFCAIYSTFLQRAYDQVVHDVAIQNLPVRFAIDRAGLVGADGSTHAGSFDVTYLATLPNFVVMAAADEAELVHMVHTCAQHDSGPIAVRYPRGNGTGVALPKTPQLLEIGKGRIVREGQKIVIMSLGTRLEEALKAADLLEAKGLSTTVADLRFAKPLDEAMIRKLLATHEVAVTVEEGAVGGLGAHVLTLASDLGLTDSGLKIRTLRLPDIFQDQDKPEKQYADAGLDSAAIVNTVLTALRHNSAGVVGEARA; this is translated from the coding sequence ATGTCCGAACGCCCCCTCACGCCGTTGCTAGATAAGGTAAATCTGCCCGCAGACCTGCGAAGGCTCGATCCTACGGAGTTGCCTCAGCTTGCGGACGAATTGCGGCAGGAAGTGATTGCGGCTGTGGGCGTCACTGGCGGGCATTTGGGTTCCGGCCTGGGTGTGGTCGAGCTTACGACCGCGATCCATTATGTGTTCGACACGCCCACGGACAAGCTCGTGTGGGACGTTGGGCATCAATGTTATCCGCATAAGGTGCTGACCGGGCGGCGCGATCGTATCCGGACGCTTCGCGCTGGCGGCGGCCTCTCAGGCTTCACCAAGCGGTCCGAGAGCGAATATGACCCCTTCGGCGCGGCGCATAGCTCTACGTCGATCAGCGCGGCATTGGGATTCGCCATTGCCGCCAAGCTGAAGAATCAGCCCGGCAAGGGCATTGCGGTTATCGGCGACGGCGCGATGTCGGCCGGCATGGCCTATGAGGCGATGAACAATGCGCGCGAGGCCGGAAATCGGCTGGTCGTGATCCTCAACGACAATGATATGTCGATTGCCCCGCCGGTCGGAGGGCTGTCTGCCTATCTGGCCCGGATCGTGTCCAGCCGGGAATTCCTCTCGGTGCGCGATGTGCTGAAGCGCCTCGCGCGCAAATTGCCGCGTCCGCTGCACAAGGCCGCGCGCAAGACCGACGAGTTCGCGCGCGGCATGGCGATGGGTGGCACGCTATTCGAGGAACTTGGCTTCTATTATGTCGGGCCTGTCGATGGGCATAATCTCGATCAGCTCATCCCGGTTCTGGAAAATGTCCGTGATGCGGAAGAAGGCCCTATCCTCGTCCATGTCGTGACCAAGAAGGGCAAGGGCTACGCGCCCGCCGAAGCCGCCAGCGACAAATATCATGGCGTTCAGAAATTCGATGTGGTCACGGGCGCACAAGCTAAAGCGCCTCCCGGCCCGCCAAGCTATACCAGCGTGTTCGCCAAAGCGCTGATCGCCGAGGGCCTGAACGACGATCGCATTTGCGCGATCACGGCAGCGATGCCTGCCGGTACGGGCCTCGACAAGTTTCAGGAGGCTTTCCCCTCACGCACCTTCGATGTCGGAATCGCCGAACAGCATGCGGTGACCTTCGCGGCGGGTCTCGCGGCACAGGGCATGCGGCCATTCTGCGCGATCTATTCGACGTTCCTTCAGCGCGCATACGATCAGGTCGTGCACGATGTCGCGATACAGAATCTGCCGGTGCGTTTCGCGATCGACCGGGCGGGTCTCGTCGGCGCCGATGGCAGCACCCATGCTGGCAGCTTCGACGTGACCTATCTCGCGACGTTACCGAACTTCGTCGTAATGGCGGCGGCGGACGAGGCGGAGCTGGTGCACATGGTGCACACGTGCGCACAGCACGACAGCGGCCCAATCGCGGTGCGCTATCCGCGTGGCAATGGCACAGGTGTAGCACTACCGAAAACGCCGCAATTGCTGGAGATCGGCAAGGGCCGCATCGTCCGGGAAGGCCAGAAGATCGTCATCATGTCGCTCGGCACTCGGCTGGAGGAAGCGCTGAAGGCGGCGGACCTGCTGGAAGCCAAGGGGCTGTCCACCACCGTTGCGGACCTCCGATTCGCTAAGCCCCTCGACGAAGCCATGATCCGCAAGCTGCTGGCGACGCATGAAGTCGCCGTGACAGTGGAAGAGGGCGCTGTCGGTGGCCTTGGCGCGCATGTGCTGACGCTGGCGAGCGACCTTGGCCTCACAGATTCGGGATTGAAGATCCGCACCCTGCGGCTGCCCGACATCTTCCAGGATCAGGACAAGCCCGAAAAGCAATATGCCGATGCGGGTCTGGATTCCGCCGCTATCGTGAATACGGTCCTGACTGCACTGCGCCATAACAGCGCGGGCGTAGTCGGCGAAGCGCGGGCCTGA